A window of bacterium contains these coding sequences:
- a CDS encoding DUF2384 domain-containing protein: protein MATSKASAAKKRSPSPTTIIQEIRKGFEWERVERFQKDYGLKDERVARIIGLSDRTLTRHRKEREPLDLVASDRFYRAARIIELATNVFEDKDEAMRWLRRPQPGLANMIPLEILDTEPGSHAVQALLTQIEYGVLP from the coding sequence ATGGCTACATCAAAGGCATCGGCAGCAAAGAAGCGGTCGCCATCCCCGACAACCATCATTCAAGAGATCAGGAAGGGCTTCGAATGGGAGAGGGTGGAGCGCTTCCAAAAAGATTATGGACTCAAAGATGAGCGCGTGGCACGCATCATTGGTCTCAGCGATCGCACTCTAACGAGACATCGGAAAGAGCGAGAACCTCTCGACTTGGTGGCCAGCGATCGTTTCTACCGTGCGGCGAGGATTATTGAATTGGCAACGAATGTTTTTGAGGATAAAGATGAGGCCATGCGCTGGCTCCGGCGCCCTCAGCCGGGTCTTGCGAACATGATCCCGCTTGAGATTCTTGACACGGAACCAGGCTCTCATGCGGTCCAAGCCTTATTGACGCAAATCGAATACGGCGTCCTGCCGTGA
- a CDS encoding RES family NAD+ phosphorylase, producing the protein MTLAWRIDKAKRSKTDSFSGEGAAMEGGRWNQPGTRMVYSAETLSLAAMEKFVHMGDEGRSVELVSYRIDIPADVRVETLKRSELPKDWKSFPAPQSTMVIGSNWVKKAHSAVLKVPSVVIETEHNYLLNSLHADFKRLRIHPAKPFSFDPRMWKKEIF; encoded by the coding sequence GTGACGCTCGCCTGGCGCATCGATAAGGCCAAGCGTTCGAAGACGGATTCATTCTCCGGCGAAGGTGCGGCAATGGAAGGAGGACGATGGAACCAACCCGGCACCCGGATGGTCTATTCAGCCGAAACACTGTCGCTTGCCGCGATGGAGAAGTTCGTTCACATGGGGGATGAGGGGAGGTCCGTGGAACTCGTATCGTATCGAATCGATATTCCTGCGGATGTTCGGGTTGAAACACTAAAAAGGAGCGAGCTACCGAAAGATTGGAAATCCTTTCCCGCGCCGCAATCCACAATGGTTATCGGATCCAATTGGGTCAAAAAGGCCCATTCGGCTGTCCTTAAGGTTCCATCTGTTGTAATCGAGACGGAGCACAATTACCTGTTGAATTCGCTACACGCTGATTTTAAGCGGCTCAGGATTCACCCTGCAAAACCATTCTCCTTCGACCCTCGCATGTGGAAGAAGGAAATATTCTAA
- a CDS encoding tyrosine-type recombinase/integrase translates to MKNVYHRHYLKNIERAGLRRIRFYDLRHTFASMLIQQGESLAYVKDQLGHSSITLTVNNQFLIF, encoded by the coding sequence ATGAAAAATGTTTATCACCGGCACTATCTGAAAAATATTGAAAGGGCCGGTCTTCGTCGGATTAGATTTTATGATCTTCGGCATACTTTTGCATCCATGCTGATACAACAAGGCGAATCGCTGGCCTATGTTAAGGATCAGTTGGGACATAGCAGTATCACTTTAACAGTGAATAATCAATTTCTGATTTTTTGA